A single region of the Vicia villosa cultivar HV-30 ecotype Madison, WI linkage group LG4, Vvil1.0, whole genome shotgun sequence genome encodes:
- the LOC131595671 gene encoding transcription factor SRM1: MTMEDVDSSSEWSWEQDKAFENALVTYPEDASDRWEKIAADVPGKTMEEITQHYELLVDDIGQIEAGCVPIPSYNSSSEGSTSHASDEGVGGKKGGHSGHNNNESNHGTKASRSDQERRKGIAWTEEEHRLFLLGLDKYGKGDWRSISRNFVVTRTPTQVASHAQKYFIRLNSMNKDRRRSSIHDITSVNNGDVSTPQGPITGQTNGSSGNPANKSVKQAVPSTAGIPGAGIYAAPSIGQPIGGPLVSAVGTPVNLSGSPHMAYGIRAPVPGTVVPGAPMNMVPMTYPMPHTSGPHR, encoded by the exons ATGACTATGGAAGATGTGGATAGTAGCTCTGAGTGGAGTTGGGAGCAAGATAAAGCATTTGAAAATGCTTTGGTAACGTATCCCGAGGACGCTTCAGATCGATGGGAAAAGATTGCGGCGGATGTACCAGGGAAGACTATGGAAGAAATTACACAGCATTATGAGCTCTTGGTTGATGATATTGGCCAAATTGAAGCTGGTTGTGTTCCAATACCCTCGTATAATTCTTCTTCTGAGGGATCAACAAGTCATGCTAGCGATGAAGGAGTTGGGGGAAAGAAGGGTGGCCATAGTGGTCACAATAACAACGAGTCTAACCATGGAACTAAGGCTTCAAGATCGGATCAAGAACGGCGAAAGGGTATTGCTTGGACTGAGGAAGAACACAG GTTATTTCTTCTGGGCCTTGACAAGTACGGAAAAGGCGACTGGCGAAGTATATCAAGAAACTTTGTGGTAACCCGAACGCCAACACAAGTAGCAAGCCATGCGCAAAAATACTTCATCCGATTGAACTCAATGAACAAAGACAGAAGGCGATCGAGCATTCATGATATTACAAGCGTCAACAACGGAGACGTCTCAACACCTCAAGGACCAATCACCGGTCAAACAAACGGTTCCTCTGGAAATCCAGCAAACAAATCAGTCAAACAAGCCGTTCCATCCACAGCCGGTATACCAGGTGCTGGAATATACGCTGCCCCTTCCATCGGACAACCTATAGGAGGACCTTTAGTATCTGCTGTTGGCACCCCGGTGAATCTTTCCGGATCTCCTCATATGGCATACGGTATTCGAGCACCAGTTCCCGGTACTGTTGTACCCGGTGCACCTATGAACATGGTCCCTATGACATACCCTATGCCCCATACTTCTGGTCCTCACAGGTGA